TAACACCACCAAAATACACGACAAATGAAAGAGACAAGCGATACAATTGCAGAACTCGCAGCGCGTTCGTTCGACGTGATACGGCCCGCGCCGGGAAACGACAAACCGTACGCGATCGAACGTGTATTCCGCGAGAGCGTCAAGGCAGTCAAAGAGTTCGGACCGCTTGAAATTTCCCGACAGGACGCGATCGATGCAGTTGCCGGTCGAGTCGGGAAAGTTCCCGAACGAAGTGAACAGGTCTATCGCGTCCCATACGAAGACAGTGATGTCGGTGGCGCTTACAATGAGCGCGTCGAACGATATGCCGAATTCTTCGTCGATGAGGTCCTAATCGGGATGTTCGACGGCAAGCCGTCGCGGTTGAAGCGCCGGGCGAACAATCTCGCAGACGGGTTCTACGCGGCGACGCTCCGGCTGCAGCGCGAACAGTTCGAAAACGACTCCGCAAATACCGACAACTAATGATCGACCAAGACACCTATCCCGAACTTGAACCTGGTACTGTTCCCGCAGACGAGATGACGCTCCGTCCTCGGAGCAATTTCGTTAATCTACTCGTCCTTCGTGAACTCGAGAGTCATGCAGTTTTCACGACCAATGGAGAGGACGCTGACATCGCAACTGTTCCCCTCGGTACCACTAATGGACCTCAGGACTACGCTCCCGGTCTCATGTTCATGCGAAAACAGACCGGGAGCGACCGACGCTTCGGGAAAGCCCTACAGCGCGACCTCGACCTCTTCGATGATGACGAAGACGAGTGTACGATGCAAGTTAACGAGATGTGTCAAGACTGCATTGAGTGCATCCTCTATGGAAGCGCCGCGAGTAACAATGAAGGGAACGACATTTCGATCACTTCGCGGGTCATGTACGACACGGCCTACTCATTACGCGACGCGAGCGTCGTAATTGACGAGAAGTTCCAGAATGCGCCCGGTGACGATTTCGCCAAATCCGCGGAGGCAACGATCCGGGAACCCGACTTCTTCGAGCCCGGAACGATGTTTCCCAGCGTCGTGACGCTTCGAGACGCGACTCCAGCAGAGGTCGCGTTCGTACTCGGAATTACTGCCAAGAACAAACGCTATGGAGCGACAACGTCCCGACTCGGACGAGTCAATAACCGAATTCTCGGCATGTATGTTGGGAGCGAAGAAGGGCCAGCGAACCTAGAGTTGACGCGAGAAGCGATCTCGCGGTTGCGAGACGATGAACGGACCGATTACGATTCGGTTACTGACGTGGTGATGGCCGAAACACTCGATCCGTCACGCACCGCAGATCACGTTCAGGCCGCGTTTGAGGGCGCTATCGACGCCGATGGCTTAGACCTAGAACGAGTGTCCGATGGAACGGTCGCCGAGATTCTCGATAAGGCGACGAGCGAGGAGCTCGGCGACTTGCTGGCAGAGCAGCGAGAACACTCGAGGACATTCCTCGATCAGGCGGAGTAAAGGCATGAAGGTTCTCGAAGCGATTCTTCGGACGCGCGGGGAAGTCACGTTCACCTCGCGAGAGGTCGGACGACTGGCCGATACGGAGCCGTACATCCTCAACACGGCTCTCTACTACGCGCTGGGTCTCGCGAGTGGTCGCTACGTGGATACCTCATACGAACCGACTTATATCGAGGACACTGCGGATATCACCGACATCTACGTCTCGCCTGCTGCGCCAACCGACGAAGCCGCACCGAACTACGTGACGACCACCTACAATGCGACGCGCGACGAATACGCGGAGGTGAACTACTCGGCTCAAGATGACCCGAACGCCAAACAGAACCTGCCTTCATATGGGCGACGACGGTCACTCGCTCACGGGACGCCGCTCCGGTTTTTCATCATCCCGCGCGGACGATCGGTAGCCGACCTCGAACGACGGTTGCCGAGCTACGTCAGGCTGGGCAAAAAACGAGGGAAAGCCAGACTCGATGTCAAACGACGCCCTTCAACCCGACAAACCGGAAAGTTTAGACTGAATCATCCGATCGGCGCGTACGATCATCCCGATCCTCCAGAGGGTAATGTCATTACGAAGGCGATGAAGCCCACGCCACTCGTGATGCAGGGCGATTACACCGGCGAGTACATCAGCATCGACCGGGGCGAGAACGACCCTATTCACTTTCCTGCCGGACTCATCTTCCTCGCGACCAAACGATGACAACGCTCAATCTCGCCGGCGTTGCACTCCGAACGTACGATCATCCCTATCCGTTCGACGTCGCTCCCTTCGCCCACCAGCGGGAAATGTTGTGGTTATTTCAAGAACGCGATCGATTTGTCGCGGTAAACGATAGTCCAACTGGTGGTGGAAAAACATCGTCGTGGCTGGCCCCAGTCCTCGACGAACAACTCGACACAATCGCGATCTACCCCACCAACGCGCTCATTGCAGATCAGCAAGATGCCATCCAACGTGCAGTCGACGATGCAGTAAATCACGACGTTGCCGTGTTGAGAGTGACCGCGGACAGGCTAGCTGAAAGGAGTGACCAGTTCGCTCCTAATTCGCATGGAGGAGTCCTTGACGACTGGCTTCAACAGGAGGGACGCTACAACGATCAGCGTATCCTGTTGACGAACCCAGACCTTCTCGTGATGATGCGTCGCAACCTCTATCGAAGAGGATCACGTGAATACAAGGACTTCGAAGCCGCGATCGTCGATGAATTTCATCGAGCCGGTCGCAAGGAGCAGAACACTCTTCGCTTTCTGCTTGACGAGATGCAAGCGGAAGACGAGGAGATCGTCGCGCTCCGGAAGGTGGCGTTTCTTAGTGCGACACCTGACGAACGCCAAGAACGACTTTTCGAACACGCGATGGAGGCACCGTACGTGCGGATCACCAAAGAAAATTGTTGTGAACTGGCATCGTTCACCGATCCACCCGGCGACGATTGGTACGGAGTAATGCCACCTATCGAACTCAATGTCCGAACGGCGCCAACCTTCGGCACGGGTGAGACACTCAAAAGCGATGAGGAGGAGACGCTGTCGTTCTGTCGCAGGGGCAGAACGGTCATCATGCTCGACGGTATTCACGAGGTCGAAGCCGTCCACAGGTGGCTCCAGAACACGCTTGACGGCCGCGTTGAACGGATTGACGGCTTCGACAGGGGCGACAAGCGCGAAAAACTCAATCAGTTCGACGTTTTGGTCAGCAATTCGGCCGTTGAGGTCGGTATTGACTTCGATGTTGACCGAATTCTCTTCGCCGGTCATGACAAGGATAGCTTTCTCCAGCGACTCGGACGGTTGCGCTCGGAGACCTGTTTACGGAAAGCCCGGTGTTACGTGCCAGCAGGGATTGCCGATATGTTGTCGAACCACGACAGCGAGACACTTACCCGACAGGAACTTGATGAGTTGCTGGACGACGCATACCCCGAACCACGTCGTCCCGAGACATTCGACGCACGATACTCAGCGGCAGAGGCGTTCGAACACCTCAATGATCGGCTACGAAACGCTCCGC
The Salinilacihabitans rarus DNA segment above includes these coding regions:
- the cas10d gene encoding type I-D CRISPR-associated protein Cas10d/Csc3, which encodes MKETSDTIAELAARSFDVIRPAPGNDKPYAIERVFRESVKAVKEFGPLEISRQDAIDAVAGRVGKVPERSEQVYRVPYEDSDVGGAYNERVERYAEFFVDEVLIGMFDGKPSRLKRRANNLADGFYAATLRLQREQFENDSANTDN
- the cas7d gene encoding type I-D CRISPR-associated protein Cas7/Csc2; the protein is MIDQDTYPELEPGTVPADEMTLRPRSNFVNLLVLRELESHAVFTTNGEDADIATVPLGTTNGPQDYAPGLMFMRKQTGSDRRFGKALQRDLDLFDDDEDECTMQVNEMCQDCIECILYGSAASNNEGNDISITSRVMYDTAYSLRDASVVIDEKFQNAPGDDFAKSAEATIREPDFFEPGTMFPSVVTLRDATPAEVAFVLGITAKNKRYGATTSRLGRVNNRILGMYVGSEEGPANLELTREAISRLRDDERTDYDSVTDVVMAETLDPSRTADHVQAAFEGAIDADGLDLERVSDGTVAEILDKATSEELGDLLAEQREHSRTFLDQAE
- the cas5d gene encoding type I-D CRISPR-associated protein Cas5/Csc1 → MKVLEAILRTRGEVTFTSREVGRLADTEPYILNTALYYALGLASGRYVDTSYEPTYIEDTADITDIYVSPAAPTDEAAPNYVTTTYNATRDEYAEVNYSAQDDPNAKQNLPSYGRRRSLAHGTPLRFFIIPRGRSVADLERRLPSYVRLGKKRGKARLDVKRRPSTRQTGKFRLNHPIGAYDHPDPPEGNVITKAMKPTPLVMQGDYTGEYISIDRGENDPIHFPAGLIFLATKR
- the cas3 gene encoding type I-D CRISPR-associated helicase Cas3', which codes for MTTLNLAGVALRTYDHPYPFDVAPFAHQREMLWLFQERDRFVAVNDSPTGGGKTSSWLAPVLDEQLDTIAIYPTNALIADQQDAIQRAVDDAVNHDVAVLRVTADRLAERSDQFAPNSHGGVLDDWLQQEGRYNDQRILLTNPDLLVMMRRNLYRRGSREYKDFEAAIVDEFHRAGRKEQNTLRFLLDEMQAEDEEIVALRKVAFLSATPDERQERLFEHAMEAPYVRITKENCCELASFTDPPGDDWYGVMPPIELNVRTAPTFGTGETLKSDEEETLSFCRRGRTVIMLDGIHEVEAVHRWLQNTLDGRVERIDGFDRGDKREKLNQFDVLVSNSAVEVGIDFDVDRILFAGHDKDSFLQRLGRLRSETCLRKARCYVPAGIADMLSNHDSETLTRQELDELLDDAYPEPRRPETFDARYSAAEAFEHLNDRLRNAPPDEVQEIKRSTLDRIKRHFGIGSETEFSLRDMEAFTGALNWRVLTKLQWYRGDSIQSLVYDRTREYVTVYDLFYLLRYGNVEFVDRGTFERIIPDRHRDSIDRSHRYVDGFCIYDGTIQTNDEGYGRNVYFTGGTLNAWLDQTSNTGRKPQTKSGLRIDVDPNGTGSRVPSITKVNERLRKRGERVDDEEEGLLCYAVSGSPSRVKRQYGLDDFFFLYPIQVQNKAVHSLAIGTDALYLHCHVLEQKNRLTDDTGSINSI